The Alnus glutinosa chromosome 7, dhAlnGlut1.1, whole genome shotgun sequence genome includes a region encoding these proteins:
- the LOC133873363 gene encoding beta-amyrin 11-oxidase-like, translating to MATSTRHKGKKDMMDLLMEAEDEDGQKLEDEHIVNLILISFSAGFESSALAALWAIVYLSEHPEALKKAKEEQEEIMKRRPSTQKGLNLAEIKQMEYLNKVIDEMLHETNILSIFREAKADVSINGYTIPKGWKVLVWTGAVHMDPENYEDPQDFNPSRWHGIILKPKQRNSSPLEQEADLVLEVIWLSLS from the exons ATGGCTACAAGTACTCGACACAAGGGAAAGAAAGATATGATGGATTTGCTTATGGAAGCTGAGGATGAGGATGGTCAAAAATTGGAGGATGAGCACATCGTAAATTTGAtactcatttccttttctgcTGGTTTTGAAAGCTCGGCATTGGCTGCATTATGGGCAATAGTATACCTATCAGAACATCCCGAAGCCCTCAAAAAGGCcaag GAAGAACAAGAGGAGATCATGAAGAGAAGACCATCTACCCAGAAAGGATTGAATCTTGCAGAAATTAAACAGATGGAATATCTTAATAAG GTAATTGATGAGATGTTGCACGAAACAAATATCTTGTCAATATTCCGAGAGGCAAAAGCAGATGTTAGCATCAATG GCTACACCATACCAAAAGGATGGAAAGTTTTGGTCTGGACTGGAGCTGTTCATATGGATCCAGAAAATTATGAAGACCCACAAGACTTTAATCCGTCAAGATGGCATGGGAT AATATTAAAACCAAAGCAGCGGAATTCATCCCCTTTGGAGCAGGAAGCAGATCTTGTCCTGGAAGTGATCTGGCTAAGCTTATCATAA